The Montipora capricornis isolate CH-2021 chromosome 3, ASM3666992v2, whole genome shotgun sequence genome window below encodes:
- the LOC138040178 gene encoding uncharacterized protein, with amino-acid sequence MIKKIAGVDLKRQFPYSSKGIVRKLFLTLAQVFKENIEEKIGNGVYGILTDEVTDISLTQQLVTFIQYYDSQSCTTTTSFLAISNTLKGNNSADAPQIKKVLLEQLQSVGLEVQTMRSFVSDSASLMTGARNGVAKLLKDENPLILSFHCLAHKLALACASSADTLDYIAHCELQLNQSWKLFDNSAKRTATYLKVQESTKNLTLNSAGRKQVAKKLKKACRTRWLSLDKSVEAVITDFCAIIEMLEQLKTEPTGSAVDDITDLPNESDLGFEDYGQAEIKITSNHFYGTKEEEEKKMKSAKLLAQWENFKFEMVDWKKQVPQTLLQPNDRSPEDTNILTTTDWTLQRLLARRKTYQDTYSELLMVAEAAWTMPLSNCWPERGGSAIKRIKTRMRSRLTDDMLNALMHVSINGLSFGTEECTDIVQRAAEIWLSAKNRRKPRSPKKSKVPEVESVSETRGSEGERLSGNESEEAVDEIEDHEVDADARTEEEVEIATAALGLREVDCDTGSDDSAFGSDLDE; translated from the exons ATGATAAAGAAGATTGCTGGAGTTGATCTGAAACGTCAGTTCCCCTACTCGTCAAAGGGAATTGTAAGAAAGCTGTTTTTAACTCTTGCAcaggttttcaaagaaaacatcgAAGAAAAGATTGGTAATGGCGTTTATGGCATCCTCACTGACGAGGTCACCGACATCTCTTTGACGCAGCAGCTTGTAACTTTTATCCAGTATTATGACAGTCAAAGCTGTACCACCACCACCAGTTTCCTTGCAATATCAAACACACTGAAAGGCAACAACTCGGCAGATGCGCCACAGATCAAAAAAGTACTCCTCGAACAGTTGCAATCAGTTGGGTTAGAGGTACAAACCATGCGCAGCTTTGTCTCTGACAGTGCGTCTCTTATGACTGGGGCCAGGAACGGGGTGGCAAAGCTTCTAAAAGATGAGAACCCATTGATCTTGTCTTTCCACTGCTTAGCACACAAACTTGCTCTTGCTTGTGCTAGCTCTGCAGATACCCTTGACTACATTGCCCACTGTGAACTACAGTTGAACCAGTCGTGGAAGCTATTCGACAATTCTGCAAAGCGCACTGCAACGTATCTTAAAGTGCAAGAGAGCACAAAGAATCTTACACTAAATTCGGCGGGGAGAAAGCAGGTAGCAAAAAAGCTGAAGAAGGCTTGTCGTACACGCTGGTTGTCGTTAGATAAATCGGTAGAGGCGGTAATTACAGATTTCTGCGCAATAATCGAAATGCTGGAGCAGCTTAAAACTGAACCAACGGGATCAGCAGTGGATG ATATCACTGATCTTCCAAATGAAAGTGACCTGGGATTTGAAGACTATGGCCAGGCAGAGATAAAAATCACCAGTAACCACTTCTATGGAacaaaagaagaagaggaaaagaaaatgaagtCCGCAAAATTACTCGCACAATGGGAGAATTTCAAGTTTGAAATGGTGGATTGGAAGAAACAAGTGCCGCAAACTCTGTTGCAGCCGAATGACAGAAGCCCTGAAGATACCAACATTCTCACCACAACAGACTGGACCTTACAAAGGTTGCTTGCACGGCGCAAGACCTACCAGGATACCTATTCAGAACTTCTTATGGTGGCGGAAGCTGCATGGACGATGCCCCTTAGCAATTGTTGGCCTGAAAGAGGTGGAAGTGCTATTAAACGCATCAAAACAAGAATGAGAAGTCGACTCACTGATGACATGCTAAATGCACTTATGCATGTGAGCATCAATGGCCTATCGTTTGGGACAGAGGAGTGTACTGACATAGTCCAAAGGGCGGCAGAAATCTGGTTGTCCGCAAAGAACAGACGTAAGCCTCGTTCACCAAAGAAAAGCAAG GTGCCTGAAGTTGAGTCGGTCAGTGAAACACGTGGTTCAGAAGGAGAGAGGCTGAGTGGCAATGAAAGTGAAGAGGCCGTAGATGAAATTGAAGACCACGAGGTTGATGCTGATGCTCGCACTGAAGAG GAGGTAGAAATAGCCACAGCTGCTCTTGGGCTTCGCGAGGTGGACTGTGACACAGGCAGTGATGATTCAGCTTTTGGCTCGGACCTTGATGAATAG